The window tttaaatatataaaagtaagaATACCTTAAAATCAAGGTTATAATTGATTCCAAaaagtttgagagaaaatacaaataaaataaaataaagagaaaaagtaaaagggaaaaaaaattaaaatcaataaattattttaatttcttacttcaaactcaacttagtatttaacttttttatataaagattagggttatgtttggtttgagAAAATTCGAAAGAAAACAGGAGGGAaataatatatagaagaaaagtagaagcaaaaaaaaaaaaaatcaaagttaataaattatttttatatgtttttaaaaataattttacttattttcttctACTGTATAAAGATTAttgtataatgattaaataaatttaaaatgtataaaattttaattatatttgattttttttttttcatagtgaaatcaaatatgagaaaatcatttttcttaacatttttttttcgttATTTGGTAATTtacaagaatcaaacataacctaaataatttaaaaatatataagtttctcattaatttttaattacatgcaactttctttcgtatttttttatggtaaaattaaatatgagaaaatcatttatcttaacatttgtttttagttattttcaattatcgcataaaataaatttaacaaaaatattaatattaaaaaaattaagttaaaaaaaagagttcttttcaagaatcaaacatagtataaaagaaatttgataaaaatattaatgttaaaaaataaagctaaaaaaaaacaactagttaaaccttaaaatttatttaggaaAATAAGATTAAGATAACAATTTCATGAACATTTACATTCAATTTCACTTTTTcatcaaacttttttaaaacatcaaccGAATTAGtgtaaaaatatgtataaaaaaaacaaagaaaagacgGATATTGAGGAAACTAGAAATTTATAACGGGgcattgattattttatttttttagttgtttatttttaatttttgttttagttacttttttaaattatttttattattttattttttacggtcttagttttaaattttgattttagttttaatcatttttcattttttattttataggcaATTGACCtagtttttattaaatgttataatataaatattcaagAGATTATgtgttttaatgaaaaaaaaaagttgaattgtAAAATTACTAAGTATCGAATTGAAGATTAAGGaggattttttttcacattataCAGCTGTTTGGtaacttttttaaaacaacttttcaAAGCagattttgaaaactattttcccattttttgtaaaataaaaatttatttaaaaacctgaaatatttataacataattttaaatatgttttttaaacaaattatacatctataattttatttttaatcattatatatgtttgtataattattttttaaaacggttttaaaaaataagtaaaaacaataaaaaaatattatttaaaaacatcttattttttgtacttaataaaaaaataaaaaaaagttttataagTTGTCAAACgtcttttccaattttttgttttaaaaaacaaaaaattgttgagttataaatatgatattttttttcaacttttctaccatttgaacaaataaaaattaggttttacaTCAATTTTGTGTAAACATTCTCTTTATTATGGTAAGTCGTTgaactaaatttttaaataatgatagAAGAATTCTTCaatgtttatgattttttttttcttatactgTGTCTTTGATTTTATCAATACTCAAATTGTAAAAATGAATTCACAAATACATTAATTACTATTCTTTCACTTAgagtaaatatttatttatcaaaaaattgaatttaataatattaaaaaaatcatgtttaatatCACATTTggtttttaagaaaagaaaaaaatattaaataaaatgattttctcatattatttttaatataaaaataataaaataaatttatttaaattaattataaacttatttatttttaaagtatttaatctttgtataaaaatgttaaaataggtaaaatattttattcataatttttaaatttaattttaagccTAGAGAAGTCGTGGTTGGCAACATGGCATTTGAAAATAACTGGGTGGTATTTATAGACCGGCGTCTCCATCTAGAAAAGCCCCGGCGCTTCTAGACCATgccaaatagaaaaaagaaaaaaaaggaaaaacgaaGGAATATGGACCGTATAGAAGCAGAAGATTTGAAGAAAGTCAAGTTGGTTGTGCATAGGGATTTTTGGCGACCAAGAAAGGCAacagaataaataaaaaaataaaataaaataaaataaaaggaaggaaaatataTGGGTGATTTCATAGAGGACGAGGCTGTTGTTGATACGTTTGGTTTCAGCGTCTGAGAAAACTGATACAGATTATACCCTATCTCCCATAAAACCTCTTTTGCCCTAATTTCAGACACTCGCTTTTCCattctcttctcctctttttcTCTCGGCTTTCTCTCTTTCGCTTCCCACTAAGCCACTCTCTGTTACAATCCAAACGCATTGGCTTTGCATTCAccaaataatttcatatcaatACATACTTTGGCGGTTATTTGAACGGTTAGGGTTTTCTTTACTTCAACATTTTTCGCGGCTCTGCCGCCTAGGTAAAACTATTTGCTTCATTCATTTCggttttttggttcttttcccataaaaatttcatatattttgggccaattattattattaatttttttttaatttttttttgtgggtgTGTTTGAACCCTAGCCTTGGGAGGTGTATTCTAGGGTTTCTATATCGAGCCATTTGCGCGGTTTTCATTATCGGTTTCGCTTATTCTCTAGGGTTTCCCTAAATAACCTGGTTCATGTGCGTGAGGTATTGTTCTAGAATTGTGGGTCTTACTTTGTTCTTGTcgttttgatatattttttcgTGGGCTGAATTGAGATTTTGCCGAGATGAGGGTCCTCTGAGTGGTTGTTATCTGCAAATCCATCTTTAATAGAAGATGGAGgcgtagatttttttttttttcataataacaTTGTGTTTTAGTCAGCAGCTATGCCTTTTGTTCTCGCCATTGcctttgttttttccctttggATTCGTACATGTATGAGAATCTGCTTCTGGTGATCCATGTATTGAAAGCACAAGCATTAGTTTCGGGGAAGAAAAGAACCCTTAGGATTCTTTTGGACATTGGTGAGCCATTTTGGTTTTTGCAATTTTGGGCCTGAATAGTGGTGACTCTGAAGCAAGATTGGTTATCTTGAGAACATAAAACTAGGGTTAGGGTTATGCATCATTAACATTGGGTAGAAGCCCAGTGATTTTGTAGAGAAAGGGGTGGAGAGAGTAAAGAAAGATAAGtagtgtttttcttttatatctgaTGATGTGCAACACTCCTTATGGAAAGAAGTGAACCCACGTTAGTTCCAGAATGGTTGAGAAGTACTGGAAGTGTTACTGGGGGTGGCAACTCAGCCCACCATTTTGCTACATCATCTTCGCACACAGGTTGGCCTTGTTTTAAGTGTTTTCAGCACTGTCTATTTTTCTTTGCAAttgtatttctttatttatgtagTTTCTAGTTTGAATGGTGTCTTTTTATGGTTATAGATATTTCTCCACGCTCCACAAGAAATAGATCTTCTAAGAATACGAGTGATTATGAAAGCCCTCGTTCGGCATTTTTAGACCGGACCTCCTCATCCAATTCACGGAGGAATTTGGTCAGTAATGGTTTTCCAAAGCATGACAAGGAATCTAATGCTCGTGCATATAGTAGTTTCTCCAGAAGTCACCGTGATAAGGACCGTGATAGGGAGAAAGATAGGTTAGTCATTGAAGACCAATGGGATCATGACAGTTCTCATCCTTTGGCAAACATCTTAATCAATAGGGTTGAAAAGGATGTGCTGAGGCGATCTCATTCAGTGGTATCAAGGAAGCAGGTTGACGTGTTGCCTCGAAGAGTTGCATCAGACTCAAGAAATGGCGATAGCAACAAGCACAACAATGTCAATGGCATGGTTTCTGGGGCCAGTATCATTGGTGGCATCCACAAGGCTGTGTTTGATAAGGATTTCCCATCACTTGGAACTGAACCTGATATTGGAAGAGTTCCATCACCTGGGTTGAGCATGGCTGTTCAGAGTTTGCCCATTGGTAATTCATCTTTGATTGGTGGGGAGGGATGGACTTCAGCTCTGGCAGAGGTGCCCATGATAACTGGAAGCAATAGCACAGGATCCTCATCTGTTCAACAGACTGTTGTTTCTGCTCCGGCATCTGGGCTTCCAAGTACTACAGCTGGTCTTAATATGGCTGAAGCATTGGCACAGGCCCCATCACGGGCTCGCACTACACCACAGGTACCCAAGCGGTGCCACTTGTTAAGTGTTTGATTGATAATCATGGTTGAATTACTAATAAGactttactttttgtttttatttgtagcTATCTGTTAACACACAGCGACTTGAGGAATTGGCAATTAAGCAATCTAGGCAACTAATACCTGTGACACCTTCAATGCCTAAATCTTCGGTAAGAGGACTGCTTTTGGTCGTTGTAAGAGCTTGATTAAGTTGCATGTTCATGAGTTATTATTGGGAGTTTTTTAGACAATTGTTAAAAGGCTCTTTTGCATTTAGTTCCTTAATGAATCCAAAGTATTTATTCTTgtgtttttgcttcttttttatttctatatccCCATCTGTTATCCCCCTTCAATTATGGAAAGTAAGAATGGAGAACTTATTTATGTCCTTGAACACATAGTCGGTAGCTTCTTTTCCATGGTTTTTTTTGGGGATCTTTTCTAGTGTTAAGCAAAGAGTAAAGGTCTATTTACAGATACAGTTAACCAAATAATGTTTGAGAATACCTGGAAATGTTGTTCTGTTTTTATTGGTATTCTTGTTATTTTGGGTAGTTGAGCATATGAGTTTGATGATGTAGTTTCCCATTTTGGTTGGTCATTAATGATTTTAACATGATGCACTGTTAACAGGAAGTTCCATGGGCATCACTAGAAGAATTGTCTTCTTGTTATTTTTGAATATGCAGACTAAGAACAATTGTTGCATTTGTCCTTCATGGGAGTTAAACTTGAAATCTAGCTCAGAAAGGAACAAAGTAGATCTATCCTTGTTCTCTTTTGCATATTGTTTTTTCTCAATCAATAATTGATGTCACCAAAGAATTCCTAATGTTTGAATTATGATTCTGATGAGTGGATTTTTGTTCTCAATGAATGATTGAGTCACTAAAACATGCCATGTTTGAATTAAAACTCTTATGATCTAGTAAGAGAATGGTTCTGCCATGATGGAGAATTGTATTGCTTTGTTGCAGGCTGGTGCTTTATTACATAACTTCATAGTTGTGTTTCtgttattatattcatttagtatttttctcttcttgtttGATGTTACTCATTATATCATTGACAAAGCCCCCAAGGCCTAGCACAAGGGGCAGGGGATTGGGGTGGAAAGGGGACGGTTGCAGGTTGCATTCCatgtatcaaaaaaattaaataaaagaaaagaaaaacgaaaaagaaaaagaaaaagaaaaataaaaataaaatacttatgAAAAGATATTTATGTTACTGATAACACAGGCGGTGAACTAAGAGCACTTTTAATACCCTATGTTGACTTGTCTCTATTGTTACTCCATTGTAGACCTGCCACATTCTGTATTTTGCCATGCCCTTCTTATATATTgtatcaatattttctttattttatagcAAAAAAGTATTGTGTGAGTAGGCTTCTCTAAAGAATTAACTTTTTTGTAGACACCTTGTCTGTATGTTCCAATCACATAGTTTTGTAGGTAAGGGAAACTCTACCCTGCATTTGATAATTGGCTCTGTGGTACTTGAATTGGCTTTTGtcgaaagaaaagaaagatgtgGTGAAACGTTACATGCTAGTGCCCCATTCTTATGGTAAACTTGTATTACCGTCTTCCCCTGTGCCTGCAAAGCCCATAAACAGAAAGATAAAAGTAAAGGAGATAGgaacataaaattttttatgttttagcTGTCTTTAGAGCTACATTTCTCTAAGTTAATCATGTTGAAGTCACACTCAAGCTACTGATTCATGATCAGTTCTATTGAATATATGATGGTTTTTACATTGTACTTGTTTTGGCAAATTTCTGGCAATGTGTATTCTCAAATATTAACTaacgtttttttttctttctaggtGGTATTTTCTAGGGTCCTGAATGACATGATAGTGGTATAGGTTATCAGTTATGTCTCACTTGGTAGATACATGGGATCATTCAAGATAGGATGGGGTTGGGTTATAgctgttgttattattatttttaatggtcTTTACATGATAGTGGTATAGGTTATCAGTTGCGTCTCACTTGATTGATACACAGGATCATTCAAGATAGGATGGGGTTGGGTTATAgctgttgttttttttaatggtcttttattcttttctttctcatctttTAGTGTTCTTTGTATAGTGTATACCTCTTTTATAttgggtttttcttcttttggctTCTTAATCAAAATTGATTTGCTTATAGAAGAAGTCCCCGACACATTTGGTATTTTATGGGGAGTAAGATGAACCTCACTTGGCCAGTCATACACATATATCATCattgttttagttgttttttattcaataattaaatgtCTTTTTGGTCACCTTAATTGGTTTCTGCATCTTTTAATAAAGTCCATTTAAGTTAATGCACCTGGAGATAGGATTCCTTCTTTAGGGGCTGTGCATGCACTGGAAATTTGAGGCCTCAGGTATAGAAGACTGCAGCCTTTTAAAGAAGCCCTTATTAGGTAAATGAATTTGGAGTTTTAGGAGGGATGTTGCACTTTGTGGAAGTGAGTGATTGCCGACAGACATAGTAATATGGAGAAGTGAAATATCAGAGGGGCCTTAAGGACAGCCTTTTCCACCTTGATTTATTCTGAAATAGGTAATAGGATGAGAGTGCATTTCTAGCAGGATGTGGTGCACTGATGAAGATCTGATTTACAGGCATTCAACTTTGTTTCACATGGAAGTGCACAGAGAAGTCATGGCAGGTGATTGTCTGTGTTGATCATGGGATGCATTTCAACAGGGCTCTGCAGGTTTAGATGTATATTAGTAGGAATTTCCTTGAGCTCATTTATGAGTCTTTTTGCATGATGGGATCCAACAGAGGGGCCATGTTGGTAAAGACATTATTCCACTGGATTTTGATGGAGGCTTCTGATCATCTTTTCccttggaaggagattttgaacaGTGTTTCTCCTTCCATGTCACCTTTTTTGATTCCAGTGCACCATATCAGTATTGATCTACTAGTTCAACAAGGTGAGATTCTTCCAAAGTAGGTTTGTACTTTCTAGGAGGATAAAGGAATCGGTAATCACTTGGCCATACCCTTCGATATGGTTTCGGAATTTTTTGATACCCACTTTTTTGCTAGTTGTGACATTCGATGGCTGACCCAAGGTTGGTGAGAATATTCTTGTGAGTTCTGCCTTCCCCGAAATCAGGTTCCTTTCATTCAGATAGAGGACTTCCATAAGCTTGAAATGGCCCTTTATTGCATTCTTTGGTGCTcgtggagagagaaagaggaatgAGAGAACTTTCAAGGAGGAAGAGCTGTTTGGTCGTGAAACTAAGATTACTGGTACCGTTTTCTGTCACTTGTGGGTGGCTCTTTCTGCATATGGGGGTAATGAGCCTTTTGCATGGAGGAAAAGTTGTAGGTAGCTCTCAGAGCCGAGCTGGATCCTCCCTAGAGCTTTCCAGTATATAATGGGTTGTGCCCCACTTTGA is drawn from Vitis riparia cultivar Riparia Gloire de Montpellier isolate 1030 chromosome 18, EGFV_Vit.rip_1.0, whole genome shotgun sequence and contains these coding sequences:
- the LOC117906994 gene encoding mediator of RNA polymerase II transcription subunit 1, which codes for MERSEPTLVPEWLRSTGSVTGGGNSAHHFATSSSHTDISPRSTRNRSSKNTSDYESPRSAFLDRTSSSNSRRNLVSNGFPKHDKESNARAYSSFSRSHRDKDRDREKDRLVIEDQWDHDSSHPLANILINRVEKDVLRRSHSVVSRKQVDVLPRRVASDSRNGDSNKHNNVNGMVSGASIIGGIHKAVFDKDFPSLGTEPDIGRVPSPGLSMAVQSLPIGNSSLIGGEGWTSALAEVPMITGSNSTGSSSVQQTVVSAPASGLPSTTAGLNMAEALAQAPSRARTTPQLSVNTQRLEELAIKQSRQLIPVTPSMPKSSVLNSSDKSKPKTVVRTSDMIAASKTGQQQPSSSHLANHSLRGHVRSDPPTTSHGKFLVLKPARENGASPTSRDVSSPTNNASSRVASIPLGVAHSVASAPSISPNYPKLSTMERKAAALSLNSGPTAEKRPSFSQAQSRHDFFNLMRKKTSVNSSAVLPDSGPAISSSNTESEVSSAPVKAHAIENGGQVTGNGGNTCEEVESPAVGEKHLGTNASICPDEEEAAFLRSLGWEESAGDDEGLTEEEINAFYQEYMKLKPSLKLQQGMQAKLLMLHGSRTTSLGGASSKLSSSDSESEA